A single region of the Vicia villosa cultivar HV-30 ecotype Madison, WI linkage group LG4, Vvil1.0, whole genome shotgun sequence genome encodes:
- the LOC131597239 gene encoding uncharacterized protein LOC131597239, which yields MASSSSQNASSSQHQQQQQQQQNVLSPLKTCLIPMDELEVLSETIVDFDKLQEHNFNLKTNMLVQGWANYFDRLIGPIYPDLVKEFWTHATLTPNVIISFVLWQEISITENLIRKLLNFQSLGGVTGAIPGRVDWETVYPEIFTSGKGSPNTKDLKPSYRVWAKIILGSLNHKKSTISATYINQDQHFLLYKIGMGMRVNLPHIMFHHLRTHVKESREEERLKYPKIKKNTIPMGRLISDILTESGLIDALKAAGSVHDLTTIIGSTLTAHTLRRMQLIGKVLYPPIVVNDIMSRRNPIIDFQQIFKEEHSNSVRLYLESCVKDKSKFDQAGLRGRILPSLDELIQRDKKKKEKKKRKTTGITISDSVPVNNSEQVSTANPLYLKIPRTSEQLKKLIEDIV from the coding sequence atggcttcttcgtcTTCTCAAAATGCTTCATCTtctcaacatcaacaacaacagcagCAACAACAAAATGTTCTCTCGCCATTGAAAACTTGTCTGATTCCAATGGATGAATTAGAAGTTCTTAGTGAAACAATAGTTGATTTTGATAAACTTCAGGAACACAACTTCAACTTGAAGACGAACATGTTAGTTCAAGGCTGGGCAAACTACTTTGATCGTCTCATTGGACCAATTTACCCTGATTTAGTGAAGGAATTTTGGACTCATGCTACCCTAACCCCAAATGTTATCATCTCCTTTGTCTTATGGCAAGAGATTTCAATTACTGAGAATCTCATAAGGAAGTTATTGAATTTCCAAAGTTTGGGTGGAGTAACTGGTGCTATTCCTGGAAGAGTTGATTGGGAGACTGTTTACCCAGAAATCTTTACATCTGGTAAAGGTTCACCAAACACCAAGGATCTGAAGCCTTCATACCGAGTTTGGgcaaagatcattctgggatctctcaaCCACAAAAAATCAACTATCTCTGCAACCTATATAAATCAAGACCAGCATTTCCTTCTGTACAAAATTGGAATGGGTATGAGAGTTAACTTACCTCATATTATGTTCCATCATCTGAGGACTCATGTTAAGGAATCAAGAGAAGAAGAACGTCTGAAATATCCCAAGATCAAGAAGAACACCATTCCTATGGGAAGGCTGATATCAGACATTCTGACAGAGAGTGGTTTGATTGATGCTCTGAAAGCAGCTGGCTCAGTTCATGATCTGACTACCATTATTGGAAGTACTCTGACTGCCCATACTCTGAGGAGAATGCAATTAATTGGAAAGGTCCTCTACCCTCCAATAGTGGTCAATGATATTATGTCCAGAAGAAATCCAATTATTGATTTCCAGCAGATCTTCAAGGAAGAACATTCAAACTCTGTCCGCCTCTATCTGGAGTCTTGTGTAAAAGACAAGTCAAAATTTGATCAAGCTGGGCTTCGTGGAAGAATCCTTCCATCTTTGGATGAATTGATCCAAcgggataagaagaagaaagaaaagaagaagagaaaaactaCTGGTATTACTATCTCTGACTCTGTACCTGTTAATAATTCTGAACAAGTATCAACAGCTAACCCTCTATATCTTAAAATCCCTAGAACTTCTGAACAACTTAAGAAGTTAATAGAAGATATAGTGTAG